A portion of the Clostridium gelidum genome contains these proteins:
- a CDS encoding LytR/AlgR family response regulator transcription factor: MFRIAICDDEKYFISELNDILCKYLNKHEMEYEIDTFKSGKEFIELGIEMIKYTIVFLDINMDEINGIMTAKKIREFSKEVLIVFVTAYINYTLEGYKVDAIRYLLKGNKNFEEEIYECMDAIVEKINYVILKKMFKFNNGIREIHLNKMLYIESKLHKLEFHVIKDKEKIYILYETLNKIEKELKASGFVRIHQSFLVNIKHIINIVPHSAILSNNIELPISKSRYKDVKNTFIEYIGEI, translated from the coding sequence ATGTTTAGAATAGCTATATGCGACGATGAAAAATATTTCATAAGTGAATTAAATGATATTTTATGCAAATATTTAAATAAACATGAGATGGAGTATGAAATAGATACTTTTAAATCTGGAAAAGAATTTATAGAGCTGGGAATTGAAATGATTAAATATACCATCGTTTTCCTAGATATAAATATGGACGAGATCAATGGTATTATGACTGCTAAAAAAATCAGGGAATTCAGTAAGGAAGTATTAATTGTATTTGTCACTGCGTATATTAACTATACTCTTGAAGGTTACAAAGTAGATGCGATACGTTACTTATTAAAGGGAAATAAAAATTTTGAGGAAGAAATTTATGAATGTATGGATGCAATTGTTGAGAAGATAAACTATGTGATCTTAAAAAAAATGTTTAAATTTAACAATGGAATTAGAGAGATTCATTTAAATAAAATGTTGTATATAGAAAGCAAATTACATAAATTAGAATTTCATGTTATTAAGGATAAAGAAAAAATATATATATTATATGAAACTTTGAATAAAATAGAAAAAGAATTAAAAGCTAGTGGATTTGTTAGAATACATCAGAGCTTTTTAGTTAATATAAAGCATATAATCAATATAGTACCGCATTCAGCTATATTAAGCAATAATATAGAATTACCTATATCTAAATCAAGATATAAAGATGTAAAAAATACATTTATTGAATATATAGGAGAAATATGA
- a CDS encoding class I SAM-dependent methyltransferase, with product MGFLHDKINFEDKMVRYYDELPLWSSPFGVVLLNNIPLEKNSTIVDIGCGTGFLLLELA from the coding sequence TTGGGATTTTTACATGACAAAATAAATTTTGAGGATAAAATGGTTCGTTATTATGATGAACTACCTTTATGGTCATCACCTTTTGGAGTTGTATTATTAAACAATATTCCACTTGAAAAAAACTCCACAATAGTTGATATTGGATGTGGGACAGGTTTCCTGCTACTTGAATTAGCATAA
- a CDS encoding radical SAM protein, with the protein MISINSLIKEKETGDIYRLGATFSTDKSNYVYDTGTGKVVQLDEESSPFITGLFDENTSASQLRNIADENKNIDNVIDFLKEENLLCNPEIKHFIPLENKIKEENLQMEQLIIELTGKCNLRCKYCIYNDYNDGTRNFNTKSIEFETAKKAIDYIYLHRSNKRLAITFYGGEPLVKFDVMKQCIEYSLEHLKDCNLSFSFTTNLTLVTKEIADYLARIPNLSIVVSLDGPEEVQNTARVYADGKPTFKDAFRGLKLLSEAINKYKKTTITVNAVLLPPYTVERLEKINSFFGSLDFLSDDTEVRVTYPAQGTVPESYFDELKNKGYDDHQIADGWFDWAIKKTRESVSNENKHNIYSHVLEASLTQIHNRILRDKPIDLYYYNGCCLPGQRRLYVCTDGSYKVCERIGDSPVIGHVDTGLNEEAVKKYYLNKYEEESIQDCSKCWAVQLCDICYADCYEESGIDIEKKRNICKNLRNRYLSWLVYYHKVLEDYPERIDQISKIEAN; encoded by the coding sequence ATGATAAGCATTAATAGTTTAATTAAAGAAAAAGAAACAGGAGATATTTATAGATTAGGGGCTACTTTTTCTACCGATAAAAGCAATTATGTATATGATACGGGCACAGGTAAAGTTGTTCAGTTGGATGAGGAAAGTTCACCATTTATTACTGGATTGTTTGATGAAAATACTTCTGCATCACAACTTAGAAATATAGCTGATGAAAATAAAAATATAGATAATGTTATTGATTTTCTTAAAGAAGAAAATTTGCTTTGTAATCCAGAAATAAAGCATTTCATACCTTTAGAAAATAAAATTAAAGAAGAAAATTTGCAAATGGAACAATTAATAATTGAATTGACAGGTAAATGCAATTTGAGATGTAAGTATTGTATTTATAATGATTATAATGATGGAACTAGAAATTTTAACACTAAAAGTATAGAATTTGAAACTGCAAAAAAAGCAATTGATTATATATATTTGCATCGTAGCAATAAGAGATTAGCTATAACTTTTTATGGTGGAGAGCCATTAGTAAAATTTGATGTAATGAAACAGTGTATAGAATATTCATTAGAGCATCTCAAGGATTGCAATTTAAGCTTTTCATTTACTACAAATTTAACATTAGTTACAAAGGAAATAGCAGATTACTTGGCACGCATTCCTAATTTGAGTATTGTTGTAAGCTTAGATGGACCAGAGGAAGTTCAAAATACTGCAAGGGTATATGCTGATGGTAAACCGACATTTAAAGATGCATTTAGAGGTCTTAAACTATTATCGGAAGCGATTAATAAATACAAAAAAACTACTATCACAGTTAATGCAGTTTTATTGCCACCATATACAGTAGAACGTTTAGAAAAAATAAATAGCTTTTTTGGATCTTTAGATTTCTTGTCAGATGACACAGAAGTACGAGTTACTTATCCAGCGCAAGGTACTGTGCCTGAAAGTTATTTTGATGAATTAAAAAATAAAGGTTATGATGATCATCAGATTGCTGATGGATGGTTTGATTGGGCAATTAAGAAGACTAGAGAAAGTGTTTCTAATGAAAATAAACATAATATTTATTCACATGTTTTAGAAGCTTCACTAACTCAAATACATAATAGAATATTAAGAGACAAGCCAATAGATCTATATTATTATAATGGATGTTGTCTTCCAGGTCAAAGACGATTATATGTATGTACAGATGGCAGCTATAAAGTTTGTGAACGTATTGGAGATTCGCCAGTGATAGGACATGTAGATACTGGTTTAAATGAGGAAGCAGTTAAAAAGTATTATTTAAATAAATATGAAGAGGAATCCATACAAGATTGCTCTAAATGCTGGGCTGTCCAGCTATGTGATATTTGCTATGCAGATTGTTATGAGGAATCTGGAATTGATATTGAGAAGAAAAGAAACATATGTAAAAACTTAAGAAATAGGTATCTATCATGGTTAGTTTATTACCATAAAGTTTTAGAAGATTATCCAGAAAGAATAGATCAAATATCAAAAATAGAAGCCAACTAA
- a CDS encoding accessory gene regulator B family protein, protein MVEKIANILVKKMCDEKLIDVKKEEDYVYAFICIVERFITLGTIIVISICLGLFIYTCIFLIFFLSLRKRTSGYHANTFLQCYFGTVSTYILIVFTDAFLVRNFRILNAVLILSIVVIWIIGTINHPNMNMDFCELYESKRAARLILIIESGIIYFSIFVGLNIIIVSYMSISIILCAILFLIAKILKQEVIENEKS, encoded by the coding sequence ATGGTTGAGAAGATAGCAAATATTTTAGTAAAAAAAATGTGTGATGAAAAATTAATTGATGTAAAAAAAGAAGAAGATTATGTTTATGCTTTTATATGTATTGTAGAAAGATTTATAACTTTAGGAACTATTATAGTAATTAGCATATGTTTAGGTTTATTTATATATACTTGTATTTTTCTTATATTTTTTCTGTCATTAAGAAAAAGGACAAGCGGATATCATGCTAATACATTTTTACAATGCTATTTTGGAACAGTCAGTACTTATATATTAATTGTATTTACAGATGCTTTTTTAGTAAGAAATTTTCGAATTTTAAATGCTGTCCTTATATTATCTATTGTAGTTATATGGATTATAGGAACAATTAATCACCCGAATATGAATATGGATTTTTGTGAACTATATGAATCTAAAAGAGCAGCAAGATTGATTCTTATTATTGAAAGTGGAATAATATATTTTTCGATCTTTGTTGGTTTAAATATAATTATCGTAAGTTATATGTCAATTTCTATAATATTATGTGCAATTTTGTTTTTAATAGCTAAAATATTGAAACAGGAGGTAATAGAAAATGAAAAAAGTTAA
- the rlmD gene encoding 23S rRNA (uracil(1939)-C(5))-methyltransferase RlmD — protein MKRGSDLSVKIEKSQFPSTGIGYAEDKIIYVKNAFPGQTITGIVKKKREEFAEIKLLSVDEKADYEIEAPCPHFGICGGCSSQSIPYDMQLEFLSEEVKDLFKDADVTTGEYLGIQGSPKQWEYRNKMEFTFGDEAKGEPLSIGMHIRGKSFGIVTVDKCHIVDEDYRNLLRLTVDYFRKQDLPFYKIMKAEGYLRHLVIRKAENTGEILVNIVTTTQIDFDLNEYVNLLRSQSYKGNLVSILHTENDSLSDSVIPQKVNLLYGKDYIRETVLGLQFNISPFSFFQTNTKGAESLYSIVREFMGESEDKVIFDLYCGTGTIGQIVAPNAKKVVGIELIEEAVEAAKENAKLNGLNNCEFLAGDVAEIIKNVKDKPDIIILDPPRSGVHPKALDYVIKFKAPEIIYVSCNPKTLVTDLKVLTERGYEVIQTKVKDMFPNTPHVETIVKLIKKL, from the coding sequence ATGAAAAGAGGAAGCGATTTAAGCGTTAAAATAGAAAAATCACAATTTCCATCAACAGGAATAGGATATGCAGAAGATAAAATAATATATGTTAAAAATGCATTTCCAGGTCAAACAATAACAGGAATAGTAAAAAAGAAAAGAGAAGAATTTGCAGAAATTAAATTATTATCTGTAGATGAAAAAGCTGATTATGAAATTGAGGCTCCATGTCCTCATTTTGGAATTTGTGGAGGCTGTTCATCACAAAGCATACCTTATGATATGCAATTAGAATTTCTAAGTGAAGAAGTTAAAGATTTATTTAAAGATGCAGATGTTACAACAGGTGAATACTTAGGAATTCAAGGAAGTCCAAAACAATGGGAATATAGAAATAAGATGGAGTTTACCTTTGGAGATGAAGCAAAGGGTGAACCGCTCTCAATTGGGATGCACATTAGAGGAAAATCTTTTGGTATAGTAACTGTAGATAAGTGTCACATTGTTGATGAGGATTATAGAAATCTTCTTAGACTAACTGTAGATTATTTCAGAAAGCAAGACTTACCATTTTATAAAATAATGAAGGCAGAAGGATATTTAAGACATTTGGTAATCAGAAAAGCTGAAAATACAGGAGAGATACTAGTAAATATAGTAACAACAACTCAAATTGACTTTGACTTAAATGAATATGTTAACTTATTAAGAAGCCAAAGCTATAAAGGAAATCTTGTATCAATATTACATACAGAAAATGATTCATTATCTGATTCAGTAATACCTCAGAAGGTTAATTTATTATATGGTAAAGATTATATTAGAGAAACTGTACTAGGATTACAATTTAATATATCACCATTCTCATTTTTCCAAACTAATACAAAAGGTGCAGAAAGCCTTTATTCAATAGTTAGAGAATTTATGGGAGAGAGTGAAGATAAAGTTATCTTTGACCTTTATTGCGGAACAGGTACAATTGGCCAAATAGTAGCTCCAAATGCAAAAAAAGTTGTTGGAATTGAGCTAATAGAAGAGGCAGTTGAAGCAGCAAAGGAAAATGCTAAATTAAATGGCTTAAATAACTGCGAATTCTTGGCTGGAGATGTAGCAGAAATTATAAAAAATGTAAAAGACAAACCAGACATAATAATTCTAGATCCACCAAGAAGTGGAGTACACCCTAAGGCTCTAGATTATGTAATTAAATTCAAGGCACCAGAAATAATATATGTTTCCTGTAATCCTAAAACTTTAGTTACTGACCTTAAGGTACTCACAGAAAGAGGATATGAGGTTATTCAAACTAAGGTGAAAGATATGTTCCCAAATACTCCTCATGTGGAGACAATTGTTAAATTAATCAAGAAATTGTAG
- a CDS encoding helix-hairpin-helix domain-containing protein, which yields MIQELLKDKKKIGILSILVIVIIAFGILYLKSGFKELKKNDKESIFVDDIENTDKSAVTSNNNMKNNSNSTKNKEVTVPIKDKSIVVEIKGEVKKPDVYTLDENAIVKELIEAAGGLTENADLNNINRAKKLQNHELVYIANKNGINKEGTTKNSELNTSNSQVTSNNIVNINTATIEQLKTLNGVGDSKAKSIIEYREQSGGFKSIEDIKNVNGIGEKMFEKIKEQIEI from the coding sequence GTGATACAAGAATTATTAAAGGATAAGAAAAAAATAGGAATATTAAGTATATTAGTTATTGTAATAATTGCATTCGGAATTTTATATTTAAAATCTGGATTTAAAGAATTAAAGAAAAATGATAAGGAAAGTATTTTTGTTGACGATATAGAAAATACTGATAAATCAGCAGTCACATCGAATAATAATATGAAAAATAATAGTAACAGTACAAAGAATAAAGAAGTAACTGTACCAATAAAAGATAAAAGCATAGTAGTAGAAATTAAAGGTGAAGTAAAAAAACCAGATGTGTATACATTAGATGAAAATGCTATAGTAAAGGAGCTTATAGAAGCAGCTGGTGGACTTACTGAAAATGCAGATTTAAACAATATAAATAGAGCAAAAAAATTACAAAATCATGAGTTGGTTTATATTGCAAATAAAAATGGTATAAATAAAGAAGGTACAACTAAAAATTCAGAATTAAATACAAGTAACAGTCAAGTGACTTCTAATAATATAGTAAATATAAATACTGCAACAATAGAACAATTAAAAACATTAAATGGAGTAGGTGACTCAAAGGCTAAGAGTATAATTGAATATAGAGAACAAAGTGGAGGATTTAAATCAATAGAAGATATAAAAAACGTAAATGGAATTGGAGAAAAGATGTTTGAAAAAATAAAAGAACAAATAGAAATTTAA
- a CDS encoding CA_C0660 family putative sactipeptide bacteriocin produces MKIVNPLNRRPETEETMVMGGCHCYCNSGSSSTYTASWTPFMPSCECNCNSKNSGDNYSVAYKAGH; encoded by the coding sequence ATGAAAATAGTTAATCCATTAAACAGAAGACCAGAAACAGAAGAAACTATGGTAATGGGAGGATGTCATTGTTATTGCAACAGTGGAAGTAGTAGCACATACACTGCATCATGGACACCATTTATGCCTAGTTGTGAATGTAATTGTAATTCTAAAAATAGTGGTGACAATTATAGCGTAGCATACAAAGCAGGTCATTAA
- a CDS encoding nucleoside-triphosphatase: MKKSVEDLNSEIILLDEIGFLEKEAYKFKKEIIKCLDNNKFVIGVLRKMNDEFIDYIKRREDTLVIDIENIDYESREDICNNIISIINEEERNL, encoded by the coding sequence TTGAAGAAAAGTGTAGAGGACTTAAATTCTGAAATTATACTTTTGGATGAAATTGGATTTTTGGAAAAAGAAGCGTATAAGTTTAAAAAAGAAATAATTAAATGCTTAGATAATAATAAATTTGTTATAGGTGTACTTAGGAAAATGAATGATGAATTTATTGACTATATTAAAAGAAGAGAAGATACTTTGGTTATAGACATAGAAAATATAGACTATGAATCCAGAGAAGATATATGCAATAATATAATTTCTATAATTAATGAGGAGGAAAGAAACTTATGA
- a CDS encoding ATP-binding cassette domain-containing protein — translation MSDKLNFKQKLMLLRKGIYILMSASPIYLILILGISILTGLIAPINLLIWQKFLDAVVIMISQEKWLNIGIESLIFLSIVTLLGYLLNGFLQYIKQTYGDLLDLHITEMILKKSLKFSMEVFDDSDIYNHINMAISHTSQNCLSLLDSISECIYSIIKAMGFIVIIIQFDWKVVIVSVISALPALYISLKTNTYWYNVFFERTEKFRLINYLKMILIKNENIKEIKLYGIGLKIVQIIKDNYLKFLKNDKKARKILLAKKVSSQGLDEIISTFLKVWILILSIESKCSLGTIVLYFNAQDNLKSSIIELSNQISVLHNSILYLRSLDVIEKTNIQSDEINRRIDCKISCIEFQNVSFKYPKNQKFALKNINLKFEVGKTYSIVGLNGSGKTTLIKLLLKLYKPTMGKILIDGINLQEINDEEYYSNISAIFQDFIKYPFSIHDNIAIRGTKKKGICFSKAVNIAGIEELIDGLPFKEETLLMKDWKYGTDISQGQWQKIAIARCCYCDSLICIFDEPFSSIDVEAENHIIRQINSNKEERLAIFITHRFSSISLADEIIVMKEGVILEQGKHMELVNNKGLYYDLYSTQRDKLNKSVDNAC, via the coding sequence ATGAGTGATAAATTGAATTTCAAGCAGAAGTTAATGCTATTAAGAAAAGGTATTTATATACTAATGTCTGCTTCACCGATATATTTAATTCTAATATTAGGTATAAGTATTTTAACAGGTTTAATTGCACCTATTAATTTATTGATATGGCAGAAGTTTTTAGATGCAGTAGTAATTATGATTTCACAAGAAAAATGGTTAAATATAGGAATTGAATCGTTAATATTCTTATCAATAGTTACACTACTAGGATATTTATTAAATGGATTTTTACAATATATTAAACAGACATATGGTGATTTGTTAGACTTGCATATTACTGAAATGATATTGAAGAAAAGTTTGAAATTTTCTATGGAAGTATTTGATGATTCTGATATATATAACCATATAAATATGGCTATATCTCATACATCACAAAATTGTTTAAGTCTTTTAGATTCAATATCAGAATGTATTTATTCTATTATTAAAGCAATGGGGTTTATAGTTATAATAATACAATTTGACTGGAAGGTCGTTATTGTAAGTGTAATTTCAGCATTACCAGCATTGTATATTTCTTTAAAAACAAACACATATTGGTATAATGTATTTTTTGAACGTACAGAAAAATTTAGATTAATTAATTATCTAAAAATGATATTAATTAAAAATGAAAATATTAAAGAAATAAAATTGTATGGAATTGGACTTAAAATAGTACAGATTATAAAAGATAATTATTTAAAGTTCTTAAAGAATGATAAAAAAGCTAGGAAAATCCTATTAGCAAAGAAGGTATCATCTCAAGGATTAGATGAAATAATTTCGACTTTTCTTAAAGTTTGGATTTTAATATTATCCATTGAAAGTAAATGTAGTCTGGGAACAATTGTATTATATTTTAATGCACAAGATAATTTAAAATCATCAATTATCGAATTGTCAAATCAAATTTCTGTATTGCATAATAGTATTTTATATCTAAGATCACTAGATGTTATAGAAAAAACAAATATTCAATCAGATGAAATTAATAGAAGAATAGATTGTAAAATTTCGTGTATTGAATTTCAAAATGTTTCATTTAAATATCCAAAAAACCAAAAATTTGCATTAAAAAATATAAATTTAAAATTTGAAGTTGGAAAGACATACTCTATTGTAGGTCTTAATGGTTCAGGAAAAACAACTTTAATTAAATTGTTGTTAAAGTTATATAAACCTACTATGGGGAAGATATTAATAGATGGAATTAATTTGCAAGAAATTAATGATGAAGAATACTATTCAAATATTAGTGCTATTTTTCAAGATTTTATAAAATATCCATTCAGCATACACGATAATATTGCAATAAGAGGTACTAAAAAGAAAGGAATATGTTTTTCTAAGGCAGTTAATATAGCTGGTATAGAAGAGCTAATTGATGGTTTACCATTTAAAGAAGAAACATTATTAATGAAAGATTGGAAGTATGGAACAGATATATCTCAGGGTCAGTGGCAAAAAATAGCAATAGCAAGATGTTGTTATTGTGATAGTTTAATATGTATATTTGATGAACCATTTTCATCTATTGATGTAGAAGCAGAAAATCATATTATTCGACAAATAAATTCTAATAAAGAAGAAAGATTGGCAATATTTATTACACATAGGTTTTCTAGTATATCATTAGCAGATGAAATAATAGTTATGAAAGAAGGAGTAATTCTTGAACAAGGTAAGCATATGGAATTAGTAAATAATAAAGGACTTTATTATGATTTATATTCTACACAGAGAGATAAGTTGAATAAATCTGTAGATAATGCATGTTAG
- a CDS encoding RDD family protein, which translates to MEKDNINENKINSEVEEMEVQTSNIETTKVENDIKNETLDEGNTNSELHGLINGEDSENSDDDINESSSIQVILANALDQLLIVAASAVLVLLCSVVLKLFGYMFTEGTGSVVLAGGIIYFILNCIYAPIMENSNAKNTIAKKILNIN; encoded by the coding sequence TTGGAAAAAGACAATATAAACGAAAATAAAATAAATAGTGAGGTAGAAGAAATGGAAGTTCAAACTTCAAATATAGAAACTACCAAAGTAGAAAACGACATTAAAAACGAAACGTTAGATGAAGGTAATACAAATAGTGAACTTCATGGATTAATTAATGGTGAGGATAGTGAGAATAGTGATGATGATATTAATGAAAGTTCATCTATACAAGTTATTTTAGCTAATGCTCTTGATCAATTATTAATAGTTGCAGCTTCGGCAGTGTTAGTATTATTATGCAGTGTGGTTTTGAAGCTATTTGGATATATGTTTACAGAAGGAACAGGATCAGTAGTGTTGGCAGGCGGAATTATATATTTCATCTTAAATTGTATTTATGCTCCAATAATGGAAAATAGCAATGCAAAAAATACTATTGCAAAAAAGATATTAAATATAAATTAA
- a CDS encoding nucleoside-triphosphatase gives MKIKNVFLTGLIKCGKSTLINNILDKLNKSYSGYRTLPYYINNVQQGFYIEGCMENENICKPISVKIEDYKMIPIVETFEIIGVNIIEEKCRGLKF, from the coding sequence ATGAAGATTAAAAACGTATTTTTAACAGGATTAATTAAGTGTGGGAAAAGCACATTAATAAATAATATTTTAGATAAATTAAATAAATCATATTCAGGATATAGAACTTTACCATATTATATAAATAATGTACAACAAGGCTTTTACATAGAAGGATGTATGGAAAATGAAAATATATGTAAGCCAATTTCAGTTAAAATAGAAGACTATAAAATGATTCCTATAGTAGAAACATTTGAAATTATAGGTGTTAATATTATTGAAGAAAAGTGTAGAGGACTTAAATTCTGA
- a CDS encoding ABC transporter ATP-binding protein: protein MKLTLNNICKSFSGKKAVDNVNIEVSNGIWGLIGANGAGKTTLMNIICDVLKPDSGVIYFENQPVLKLDDEYRSILGYLPQNFGCDGTFTVKDYLEYMAELKGLPYAKAKKQINKLIEVLSLTEYTKRKVCQLSGGTLRRVGIAQALLNNPKILIFDEPTAGLDPGERIRFRQLISEYAKDKIVIISTHIVSDIENISTNNIIMRQGKIISVGNREKLISNLIGKIWTAHGSENEVNVLLKQENIINIHYEDNNKLEVRYVSDSPIFENAQSCVPTLEDVYLWEFKEEIKNYKLG from the coding sequence ATGAAATTAACATTAAACAATATCTGTAAAAGTTTTTCGGGTAAAAAGGCTGTAGATAATGTTAATATAGAAGTTTCTAATGGAATATGGGGGCTAATTGGGGCTAATGGTGCTGGAAAAACAACATTAATGAATATTATATGTGATGTATTAAAACCTGATAGTGGTGTTATTTATTTTGAAAACCAACCTGTGTTAAAACTAGATGATGAATATAGAAGTATACTTGGATATTTACCACAAAATTTTGGCTGTGATGGAACATTCACGGTAAAAGATTATTTGGAGTATATGGCAGAATTAAAAGGCTTACCTTATGCAAAGGCAAAGAAACAAATTAATAAGTTAATTGAAGTATTAAGTTTAACAGAATATACAAAGAGGAAAGTATGTCAATTATCAGGTGGAACACTAAGGCGTGTAGGAATAGCACAAGCGTTATTAAATAACCCTAAAATATTGATATTTGATGAGCCAACAGCTGGATTAGATCCAGGAGAAAGAATTCGTTTTAGACAGCTTATATCAGAATATGCAAAGGATAAAATAGTCATTATATCAACTCATATAGTATCGGATATTGAAAATATATCAACAAACAATATCATTATGAGGCAAGGTAAAATTATATCAGTTGGAAATCGGGAAAAATTAATAAGTAATCTTATAGGCAAGATATGGACTGCACATGGTAGTGAAAATGAAGTTAACGTCTTATTGAAACAAGAAAATATTATTAACATTCATTATGAGGATAATAATAAATTAGAGGTAAGATATGTTAGTGACAGTCCAATATTTGAAAATGCGCAAAGCTGTGTTCCGACGTTAGAAGATGTATATTTGTGGGAGTTCAAAGAAGAGATTAAAAATTATAAGTTAGGGTGA
- a CDS encoding cyclic lactone autoinducer peptide has translation MKKVKKNLLKIIECITRIEVEKNLHKYPPFCSGIYHQPKRPKKS, from the coding sequence ATGAAAAAAGTTAAGAAAAATTTATTAAAAATAATTGAATGTATCACAAGAATAGAGGTAGAAAAAAATTTGCATAAATATCCACCATTTTGTTCTGGTATATATCACCAACCAAAGAGACCTAAAAAATCATAA
- a CDS encoding GHKL domain-containing protein has translation MFDYIQSFLVVMLEIFCCKIFFEAFGERRSKKKTYKNYIVIIALILSVYLLALFFANYFLIKQILIIVISTILMYLYINITIIKSVILSMLFQGLLLVVDYFTFSINTILFLYKKVLEKSYDFDSNLIIILGKILLFLIVLLIKKYMGNKYPKILKDSEWIRFVFFPVFTICVIVMMLSISEYITSERQADVYFIIAFGLVGMNMIVFYLINDILEREMELHKNKIFEMEVKSQTIIYESISKSFDNQKKKTHEYKNQIICIDSLVKKKNYAELEEYIKSISDNLNKELDAINTNNVIVNAILNIKYQEAINKNIIFVIKVNDLSNVEISNEDIIVILSNLLDNAIEACDKCSGKKILKFKFISENDFIIISVKNTYSDNVLYDNGRILTSKENKEEHGIGINNIINTIKKYNGSYIIKSSRNQFYFSILINK, from the coding sequence ATGTTTGATTATATACAAAGTTTTTTAGTAGTTATGTTAGAAATATTTTGTTGCAAAATATTTTTTGAGGCTTTTGGTGAAAGACGCAGTAAAAAGAAAACTTATAAAAATTATATAGTAATAATAGCATTAATACTATCAGTGTATTTGCTTGCATTATTTTTCGCAAATTATTTTCTAATCAAACAGATATTAATTATTGTTATAAGTACAATATTAATGTATTTATATATAAATATTACGATTATAAAATCAGTTATATTATCTATGCTATTTCAAGGATTACTTCTTGTTGTAGATTATTTTACATTTTCAATAAATACTATACTTTTTTTGTACAAAAAAGTTCTAGAAAAATCGTATGATTTTGACAGCAATTTAATTATAATTTTAGGGAAAATATTACTTTTCTTAATTGTGTTATTAATAAAAAAATATATGGGGAATAAATATCCGAAAATTTTGAAAGATTCAGAATGGATAAGATTTGTGTTTTTCCCAGTGTTCACAATATGTGTGATAGTAATGATGCTTTCAATTTCAGAATATATTACAAGTGAACGACAGGCAGATGTTTATTTTATTATAGCGTTTGGATTAGTTGGAATGAATATGATAGTATTTTATCTAATTAATGATATTTTAGAACGTGAAATGGAACTTCATAAAAATAAAATTTTTGAAATGGAAGTAAAAAGTCAAACTATTATATATGAATCTATTTCAAAAAGTTTTGATAATCAAAAGAAAAAAACACATGAATATAAAAATCAAATAATATGCATTGATTCTTTAGTAAAGAAAAAAAATTATGCAGAGCTAGAAGAATATATAAAAAGTATAAGTGATAATTTAAATAAGGAATTAGACGCAATTAATACGAATAATGTTATTGTTAATGCCATTTTAAATATAAAATATCAAGAAGCAATAAATAAAAATATTATTTTTGTAATTAAAGTCAACGACCTATCTAATGTAGAAATTAGTAATGAAGATATTATTGTAATATTGTCTAATTTACTAGATAACGCTATTGAAGCTTGCGATAAATGTTCAGGTAAGAAGATATTGAAATTTAAATTTATAAGTGAAAATGATTTTATTATTATATCAGTAAAAAATACATATAGCGATAATGTTTTGTATGATAATGGAAGAATATTAACTTCGAAAGAAAATAAAGAAGAACATGGAATTGGAATAAACAATATAATAAATACAATAAAAAAATATAATGGATCTTATATTATAAAAAGCAGTAGAAATCAATTTTATTTTTCAATTTTAATCAATAAATAA